A single window of Uloborus diversus isolate 005 chromosome 5, Udiv.v.3.1, whole genome shotgun sequence DNA harbors:
- the LOC129223045 gene encoding membrane metallo-endopeptidase-like 1 gives MSLQKRTIYFACSLLIVLFVVVAYILYLRLVHEGYYRNSDQQILNYEALISQCHPVCASKQCTLDSHFIRSNINESANPCEDFYSFSCGKWMARYGEEDNYSLFERVDSSLKRIIKGILEDTKGELSTSSMKMKIMYDSCIRESSSETEPVSSMLNFLNKTGIYNWPHLLPYFEFEQGLEKTLSLMAKILMEQDVIILTLL, from the exons atGTCACTTCAAAAGCGAACAATATATTTTGCTTGCAGTCTTTTGATAGTACTGTTTGTCGTCGTCGCCTACATTCTTTACTTAAGACTTGTGCATGAAG gttaCTACAGAAATAGTGATCAACAAATATTAAATTACGAAG CTCTAATTTCTCAATGTCATCCAGTATGTGCATCGAAACAATGCACACTTGATT cACACTTTATACGAAGCAATATAAATGAAAGTGCCAATCCGTGCGAGGATTTCTACTCATTTTCTTGTGGTAAATGGATGGCAAGATACGGAGAGGAGGACAACTACTCTCTTTTTGAAAGGGTAGACTCATCccttaaaagaataataaaag GAATTTTAGAGGATACAAAAGGCGAGTTAAGTACATCAtccatgaaaatgaaaattatgtacgatTCCTGTATAAGAGAAA gttCATCAGAAACTGAACCAGTTTCATCTATGTTGAATTTTTTGAACAAGACAGGAATATACAACTGGCCGCATTTACTCCCTTACTTTGAATTTGAGCAGGGATTAGAAAAAACCCTTAGCTTGATGGca aaaatcctaATGGAACAAGACGTCATCATCTTAACGTTGTTGTAA